Proteins from a single region of Oncorhynchus kisutch isolate 150728-3 unplaced genomic scaffold, Okis_V2 Okis01b-Okis20b_hom, whole genome shotgun sequence:
- the LOC116358868 gene encoding gastrula zinc finger protein XlCGF17.1-like has product DYRGSSGEPQQHHDAEEAEKSLSTSELLKKHQQRSTGKNPHCCSHCGKRCKSLSELKIHQRTHTGEKPYSCDQCGRSFTISSHLTSHQRTHTGEKPYSCDQCGMSFAASSNLTSHQRTHTGKKPYSCDQCGMSFAASSNLTRHQRIHTGEKPYTCDQCGKCFTILSSLTSHQRTHTGEKPYSCDQCGKCFTISSSLTSHQRTHTGEKPYSCDQCGKCFTISSSLTSHQRTHTGEKPYSCDQCGKCFTISSHLTSHQRTHTGEKPYLCDQCDKRYSDKRSLIKHQKIHE; this is encoded by the coding sequence gactatcgtggatcctctggggagcctcaacaacatcatgatgctgaagaggcagagaagagtctctccacatCAGAActcctcaagaaacaccagcagagatCCACAGGGAAGAATCCTCACTGCTGCTCTCACTGTGGGAAGCGTTGCAAATCTTTATCAGAACTtaaaatacaccagagaacacacactggagagaaaccttatagctgtgatcaatgtgggaggagttttactaTATCAAGCCATCTGacttcacaccagagaacacacacaggagagaaaccttatagctgtgatcaatgtgggatgAGTTTTGCTGCATCAAGCAATCTGacttcacaccagagaacacacacaggaaagaaaccttatagctgtgatcaatgtgggatgAGTTTTGCTGCATCAAGCAATCTGACAagacaccagagaatacacacaggagagaaaccttatacctgtgatcaatgtgggaagtgtTTTACTATATTAAGCTCTCTGacttcacaccagagaacacacacaggagagaaaccttatagctgtgatcaatgtgggaagtgtTTTACTATATCAAGCTCTCTGacttcacaccagagaacacacacaggagagaaaccttatagctgtgatcaatgtgggaagtgtTTTACTATATCAAGCTCTCTGacttcacaccagagaacacacacaggagagaaaccttatagctgtgatcaatgtgggaagtgtTTTACTATATCAAGCCATCTGACTtcacatcagagaacacacacaggagagaaaccttatctctgtgatcaatgtgacaagagatactccgataaaagatctctgattaaacatcagaaaatacatgaa